CCATCCAGATACCAGTATCTGACTACGGTATAATTGGGGACAAAGAAAGGCCAAGAGAGTCATCTATTAGCCATGTAATTCGTTAGCAGCATcggccatggccttgatTCGCGTGTCAAGTGATGCCAATTCTTTCTTCAGCAAATAATATCTCTTCCCACTTAAACGTCGACGTGAACAATCCTCCCCATATGTGATTGCCATATTCAACATGAACTTCAACTTATGATAGTGAATATTTAGCATCCAATATTATCCAATTCACAAGGTATACACGCGCAAACACATATGTCGTTTCTATACAGAAAATGATTTCGCACCGCTTCCGAGTCTTATGCTTTGGTGGCGGTGATGCGCGCACCACCCAACTGGCGGCTGGAGAACAACGCATCAACAGTATCGTAGAATAGAGTAAGGGGCGCATCAGCTGTCCCTTTTTGGCGGTTATTGACTGCCCGTTCGTGGACAAATTCGGTCCACTGCTCTGATACGTCCTCAAATTGAACGTCATGGAAGCCAGCATTTGTCAGATCGCTTATATACTGGTCCCGGCTCGGCAGGTAAGGGCAAGATAGCACGTCGCGTAATTGATCTCCCGCATCTTTACTGAATGTTGTCTGAGCAAAGAAGTCCTCAATGTAGATTTTCCCTCCCGACTTGAGCGTGCTGGCTGCTTTTTGGAACAAGGTATCCCTATCTGGGATGTGCAGAATGCACAGGAATGAGACAATGTAGTCGACAGGAGTATCCAGAGTTAGCTTTGTAAAGTCGGCGTTGACGGAGTGTACACTATCAGAGAGACCATTTTTTTGTGTGATAGTTTCGGCAAGTTGGTGAATCTCGGGCTGCAGCTCAATGCCCGTGACATCAACGCCGTAATGTTTGTGCAAATAGCGGCCAGTGGCACTGAAGCCGGCGCCGATGTCGACAACGGTTTGTCCCTGTTGCATACCTAACGTCTGGCCTGCATTCTCCAAGGCAGCATTGCCTAAGTAGTGCATGCAATCGAAATCCGCCGTGTCGTCGAGGTCCCATGTGGGTTTACCTTCCAGCGCATCCAGACGTCGGTTAGCTCTCTCCAAGTTATACAAGGCCATGTCGCCAACAGGCTTGTGGACAATGCTGCTATCGCCCATTTTGTATATATCCGATGAATCCGCTCTAACAACGGGAGGTGGATCTAGAGTATCTTCTGGTAAGACTTGTGTCACTATGCCTGGCTGGACTTGAGGTAGTCTTACACGATCTGTAGCGTCGATACCTACGGTCCCTCAGTACCTCCCAGATTGTATTAAAGAAAAACGACCGTGAAGAGATGGGTGAAAACAGCAAGTAGAAGCAATTGATGATTTTAAGCAAAGCAAACGGTATGGTGTCGTGGAATCGTGATTGAAGtatgttggtgatggaggcaAGCTTAGGTAGCTAGGAAGAACACCAGGATTGAAGGATACAAGTAATACATATGTCGGACTTCACAGAGTAAGAGTGAGAGGAATGAAACATGCCCCTCTTTCAGGTCGTTATCTAACACCTGGGCATTAATGCAGATGCCAAATCTTATATGGATGTCGGTGAGTTAGCCCAAAGTATAAACCAAGACATGTTAAACAGAGCTCGAATGTATACATGCATAGGTACAGTATGATGACATCCAGTGCGGCCCGGTTTTGTGCTGTCGGGCCCACACGGAGATGCAAGGGGGACGCGCCTAAAACTGCCGAAAAGCTGCAGCCAAAATTATCCCGGTTTTCAGCTGTATGTAGGTACGTATAACGGTATAAGGCTTCAGTATGGGCacatcaaagaagaaacgagcaaagacaaagagtcCAATTCGGAATCACCGGGATACCATTGATATGGTGGCTACTTAATGTACGGATTCTCATCATAACAAAGTCAAACAAACGTATTATGTGATGCGCCAAGCTTGGGAATCGGACATGGCCATCGGCAGTGGCTTCTCCCTGTCGCACATGTCAGCTGAAAAGATGCAGCATTCCCTTTGTGGCCGGGCatgtgatgagaagaataGGCTGCGATTTTCGTCAATGTCGGTGAGAGAGGCAAGGTTGTCCTTGACAACCCACTCAGCAGCATTGCGATTCTTCCTATTTCTCTTCTGGATCGGAGATTCCCTAGGTAGGACACTGTCTACTCCCAGAGAATAAGAAAACAAGAATACTAGATATAGGGCTTATTCTCCCTTGAACCGTGGGATTGGTCGAATTACGTATGAGCTGTAATACCTAGCTAAGCAAGCTACGGACTCGTAGTTGGAACAGCCTCGTGACGTGTAAGCTACCTTATCAAGAGGCATCCCTTACATTTCACTCAAGGTACGATATGCAAGCTTCCAATGACTGTGGACTTGGGTTCGAGTGATGTATGTACCTAGATTGTTACGTATTCACACTGATAGAAGGAAGGAAGGCAAAAAATGGAATTGATAGTGTACCGggataaaaaagaaaaagaaaaaaaaatgaacCACCATGATCTTTTAGCCAGGTGCTTGTTATAGGAAAAGCCCAATGCGGGGGTCGAACCCGCAACCTTGAGATATCGCGACATCAGAACGTGTGTCTCGTAAGAGTCTCACGCTCTACCGATTGAGCTAACCGGGCCGGTGATTAAGCGACCTGGCTAGTGCTCCAAGGTGGTTGCTGCTTGTTGGATTCTGGCCGATGCTATCTGCATTATAGATTcttgacatgacatgacTCGGTTTAGCACTGCCTACTTGTACGATCCGTCAATTTCAGAATCGAAAATGGACATTCGGTCAGCTTCACCATTCTCACAAGTATCAGCCAAATATTAggcaatttctttttctaagGTTAGTCAGCTGAGAAATCTAACAAAATTGTGTAttgctctccctcttcgATCAAGATTAATTTTGCACTGTCTAAGTGGTACGTGAAAGCCGCCACTAACCCGGCTTGATCAGGGGACAAATGCTATTCACAAGCTGTGATCATCTATAAGTCATCGCGAGGCACAACGGGAATTGTAATGGAGCTAGGAAATGAGGCTCCAGCTAAGATGCGGTTCGTGGCCCCGGCATGGTATGATGCATGGTACTCGCGCTCCCATCCCGGTAGGCATCCAGGGCCCTCCACTGGCGAGATTTCGACGCGCAGCTGATGACCTTTTAGAACACGTCCAGTAGCCGGCATGATCTCGACATCAATCTTGACCACTTCTCCTGGGACGAGGGGCTGAGCATCCTCGCGTTGATGAGTGTGCCAGGGGCGCTCTACCGTACTGCGCTGAGGATTGGTCGCTCGACGGGAGACTTTGAGGCATCCCCAGGTCAAAGGGGCGGTTGACCCTGTCTCGTACGTGCGATACGGAACCTCTCGCCCGCCATCAATAACACGGAGAGCAACAAAGACGTCAGCGTCAGACGTCGTGGACGATACCCACAGCGTTGCCCGAAAGTGCCCCACCAATTCGAGGTCTTCCTCCAACGGAGCTGACTCGAAAACTGCCATGGGCATTGCattgtttccatcttctaCATCAGCCGAATATTCAGCTTCTGGCTGGGCGTGCGAGTAGAAATATGGCCAACACCCGCGCTTGTAGCCCCCAGGAACAGCTCGCGATATTCAGTTTTGGGGACTGGCCAGGTCGATGCAGTTCGCCACTGCCATCCTCCATCCCCAGTTCGAAGCACCATACGCACAATTGGCGGCTCCTCTACAAGTTTCTCCCCCTTGAGGTACTGGTCAAAGAAAGCCTCCAGGTCAGGCTGGAAGTCTTTGTACATATTTCCAGAGTATACGGCATCCATGACCATGAGCCTTTTGACTCGTGAGGATAGAGTCGAAAATGCTTTGAATCCGGAACGAGGGTGAATCGTGTTGGTCATGCTCACTGCCGTCAGGACAGGTATGTCGATGCTGGGGAAATCGGCAGACAGAGCCCCGTTACCGTAATAGTACTCGTCATCCCAAGGGTGACTGCGGAGGCCACCGACATAATCTTCGACCTCAGTATTGGGGAGCTTGACGGACAGCACCAGCTCATTCCACCACCAGCGACGATAGCCCTCGAGGAAGATTCCACCAGGATATGCCAGGTCACGGATATCTCCATCTGCAGAAATCGGAGCCATGGCCTTCAGCGAACGTGGATGCAGCGCGGCTACGTGCCACTAAGTTGTTGCGTTATACGAGGCGCCGTAGAGACCAACGTTGCCGTCGCTCCAAGGCTGCTTAGCTGCCCATTTAATAGCGTCGTAGTAATCACGAGCCTCTTGCTTAGAATAGGGGCTCAATTTGCCTGGGACATTGCCCACTCCACGCCCGTCCACCAATACCACAACATAGCCGCGTGGGACCCAGACAGAGGGACTGGCACTTGCCGCATTTTCAGACCACCTTCAGTATGGATGAAGATTGTCTCGATCTCCCTGAAACCAGGAATCTTCACGCTTCTCGCTTATCTCGCGGTCTTCGTCGTTGGATATAGCCCCTATCCGAAACGCTCTTCCATAGATACCAAGTCTCAACAATACAGGATATCTTCCAGCATCAATAGGATGAAAGACATCTGCAAGGAGGT
This genomic stretch from Trichoderma breve strain T069 chromosome 1, whole genome shotgun sequence harbors:
- a CDS encoding mycolic acid cyclopropane synthetase domain-containing protein; translated protein: MGDSSIVHKPVGDMALYNLERANRRLDALEGKPTWDLDDTADFDCMHYLGNAALENAGQTLGMQQGQTVVDIGAGFSATGRYLHKHYGVDVTGIELQPEIHQLAETITQKNGLSDSVHSVNADFTKLTLDTPVDYIVSFLCILHIPDRDTLFQKAASTLKSGGKIYIEDFFAQTTFSKDAGDQLRDVLSCPYLPSRDQYISDLTNAGFHDVQFEDVSEQWTEFVHERAVNNRQKGTADAPLTLFYDTVDALFSSRQLGGARITATKA